GTCGGAAATGATGGCCGATTTAAAAACCATCGATGCCCAGCTAAGCTCATCGCGGCCCAAAACCGCCATCATCCGCGAATGCCTGCGGTCCATTAAGGAGGCTCTGGGCAGGATCGGAAATAGTGACATCCTGCAGAAAGTGAACGGATTGCTGGGTGAATGATAATCACCGGAAATGCCATTTTTCTCAAAGCGATATCAATTACCTTATACCAGATGCCCCTATATTTGGGCTTAAACCTTTATTGAGCAAGATTGATAACGGAGTACCATTAAGCCCAAGTATTGGGGCATTTCTGAACGTCTCGGTGTTTGATAAGGATATCGCTTTTCAAAAAAAAAGCATTTCCGGCCTACTCTGAATTTAAGATTCATGTGATGCTTTTCAATCGTGATGGCTAAAGGATTATAGAGATGGCGAAAAAGAAGAAGCGGATCAAGCTCATTTCCTGGAATGTCAACGGGCTGCGCGCCGTTATTAAAAAAGATTTTTTCGCATTGTTTCAGCAGATAGATGCGGATATATTCGCCATTCAGGAGACCAAAATCCAGGGAAACCAGCTGACCGATGAGATGATCAACATTGCTGGCTATGAATCCTGCTGGTCACATGCAACTGTAAAAAAAGGCTACAGCGGCGTCGGCACTTATTCGCGCATTCAGCCCAAACGTGTTAATACTGAGCTGGGGATTGCTGAATTTGATCAGGAAGGTCGCATTGTCGAATTGGATGTTGGCGATTTCATCTTTTTTAATGTGTACTTTCCCAACGGTCAGATGAGCGATGAAAGGCTGCAGTATAAGCTTGATTTTTACGAAAAGTTTTTTGAATATACCAATTCGTACAAAAAACAAGGCCGCAGCCTGATTATTACCGGTGACTACAATACGGCCCACAACGAAATCGATTTGAAAAATCCCAAGTCCAATGAAAAGACTTCCGGCTTTTTAAGAATAGAGCGGGATTGGCTGGACCGTATTGTCCAAAACGGCTATGTCGACACTTTCAGACATCTTTACCCGGACACCGTAAAATACTCGTGGTGGACGTATCGATTTAAAGCCAGAGATCGCAACATCGGCTGGCGCATTGATTATTTTTTTGTAACCGACGATATTATCAAAAAAGGCTGGATCAAAGAGGCTTTTATTGACAATGAAATTTTCGGTTCCGATCATTGTCCGATTGGGCTCATTTTAGAAATATAAAATTTGGTTGAGCCCGTTAAAATTGAATTCACCGATTTATAACCGGCTAACGGTAAACCGGCCAATCGGCTAACTCGCCAAGGTAAGAGATCCTTGTATGTGTTGAATCGATGCTGAATTTGAGGAGGCAATGGAAAAACCAAAAATAGTTGCGCTTTACGGCAGTCCGCGGCGCAAGGGAAATACCGCCGCATTGCTTAAAAAAGCGGTTGCCGGGGCGCGGGATGCCGGCGCAGATGTCGAAGAAATTGTGCTGCGTGATCTTAAACTGTCGCCTTGCGTCGAAATTTACGGATGCCTGCAAGCCGGAGAATGTGCCATCAAGGATGATTTTCAGACGGTGCGTGATAAAATCCTGGAATCCCAGGGGTTGATGCTGGCATCGCCGGTCTTTTTTTATACCGTCAGCTCTCACACCAAGATCCTGATGGACCGCTTTCAATCCCTGTGGGTTAAAAAATACTGGGTTGATAAAAAGCCCGCGGACCAACTGGTTAACACCCGCAAGGGGCTGTTTATCTCCGTTGGTGCCACCAAGGGCAAAAAGCTTTTTGATGGGATGCTGCTGACCATTAGATATTTTTTTGATGTCCTGGATATGGAACTTTGGAAATCGCTTTTATACCGCCAGCTTGATTTCCAGGATGATGTTTTGAAACATCCCGAATATCTTGAGGAGGCATATGAGGCCGGCAAACAGTTCACCTCAGCCATCGAAAATGAGTTCGATGGCTGAGGTGTCAGTGTTCAGGTGTCAGGTGTCAGGTGTCAGGATTATAAAGCTGATGAAAATCATCAGATTCTGCATTACTTATTTTTTTTGAAACCCGACACCTGAAACGTGAACCGCCTGCGGCGGAACTTTTAAACGCTGACACCCGAAACCTGACACCTGAAACCTTACAGGCACAAGAAGCCAAAAAATCAGAATAAACCTCAAGGAAAATTAGAACCCATTGATGAACTTAAATTTTGAATCTATCACTCTTGACCACCAGGAAGATTACCTGATCCTGTTGGCGCAATGTCCTCAGATTGCATCGGATTACAGCTTCTTGAATATCTGGGGCTGGGCGGAAGAATATGAGTTGCGCTGGGCTTGGGATGAGGAGCTGGTCTGGATCCGGCAAAGCCAACCTGAAGAATACCTGTGGGCGCCTGTCGGCTCCTGGGATGCGGTTGACTGGCAAAGTCGCCTGAACACCAATCCTCCCTTGAATTCTGCGCTTACGCGGGTACCGGAAATGCTGGTCAATCTATGGCGGGAACAACTATCGCAGGAAATCCAAGTTGCTGAAGAAAGGGGCAACTGGGATTATGTGTATCGGGTGGCGGACTTAATCGAGCTCAAAGGCAAGCGCTATCATAAAAAAAAGAACCTGGTCAATCAATTCAATCGCAAGTACGATTTTACCTACCTTCCGTTCGGCGCCGAGATGGTAGAGCAGGCCATGGCCATGCAAACCGATTGGTGCACCTGGCGCGATTGCGAGTCATCCGATATCCTTTCTTCTGAAAATCGCGCTATTTTCAAAATTCTAAAAGAATGGAAACAACTGGCCGGTTTGTTCGGCGGTGCCCTGATGGTGGAAGATTCCATGGTCGCCTATACGGTCGCCGAGCCGTTAACCCAAGATATGCTGCTAATTCATTTTGAAAAAGGCGATACCCAGTACAAAGGGATCTACCAGGCCATCAATCAATTGTTTCTGGCCAATTCGGCTGCTCAATATACGTTAGTCAATCGGGAACAGGATTTAAATGACGAAGGGCTGCGCAAAGCCAAACTATCTTACCATCCAGAAGATTACATACGCAAATATCGCGTCACGATGAACGGTACATTTGCTTAAAAATAGTTTTAAAACATCAAAGACTCTGATAACGTGACACCTTCAGATCAGCAAAGCACCTACGGTATTCCGTCCCAAAAAACACATTTAGGAGAGTGATAGGATTCCAGCAATCAGATGCCACAAGCACTATGATAAATCCCTTGTTTGTCAGCTATAGACAGATGGTGGATGGCTGGGCCGGACATCTTATTTCAGATGATATAACGATTACGATTTAGACAGCGGGGAAAGATCTTGATGAAAATGCTGAGAGATAAGACGGCTGTTTTGCGACTCCTGTTTTTATTTTCAATTGTTTTTTTCTTTACCATTGGCGCAGCCAGCGCCTCGCAACCCAAACATTCAGAACCCGCAAGCGCCGGATCTTCTGAACACGCGAACAGCTCTTCAGCCCCGCAGGGCTCACACAGTACATCCGCATCTCATGAACAGGCTGACGCTCATCATGGGCATGAAAATATCGGTAAATATTTGCCCCTGTGGAGCTGTATTCCCTTTGCCTGTATTTTACTGTCCATTGCACTGTTCCCATTGATTTTACCGGATTTCTGGCATCATCATTTTGGTAAAATTTCCGGATTCTGGGCCGCCACTCTGGCCGTCCCGTTTCTGATCATTTTTAAAGGCGCGGCGCTGTATGAGATCCTGCATATTATTCTGGCTGATTATGTGCCCTTTATCATTTTGCTGTGGTCGTTGTACACGGTTTCCGGCGGCATTTTACTGCGCGGGACCCTACGCGGGACACCGCTGGTCAATGTGACCATACTGATCATCGGCACCCTGCTGGCCTCCTGGATGGGAACTACCGGGGCTGCCATGCTGCTGATCCGACCCTTTCTGCGGGCCAACAATTATCGCAAAAACCGCACCTTTATGGTGGTATTTTTCATCTTCCTGGTGGCCAATGTTGGCGGCTCTTTAACTCCACTGGGCGATCCGCCGCTGTTTTTGGGTTTCTTGCACGGCGTATCCTTTTTCTGGACCTTCAAGATCCTGCCCCACATGGTGCTGGTTGTCATCATCCTGCTGGTGATCTATTTTATTTTAGATACATATTATTATCGCAAGGAGGCGGTTTGCCCGCCCGAAGGCGAAGATGTTGACGAACCGCTCAAACTTGAAGGCATACGTAATTTTATATTTTTAGCCGGTATTGTCGGAGCGGTTTTAATGAGCGGCATCGTGGATTGGGGTGAAGTCAACACGCTGGGCATTCATCGGGCAGTGCAGGACTGGGTCAGAGATGGCCTATTGATACTTATGGGTGTTCTATCACTGGTGACCACACCCATGCAGATTCGAGATGATAATGATTTTACCTGGTTTCCGATTATTGAAGTGGCCTATTTGTTTATCGGCATCTTTATCACCATGATTCCCTGCCTGCTGATCTTAAAATCCGGCTCTGAAGGCGCGCTGGCATTTTTGGTTAACGGTGTCACCGAGCCGGTGCATTATTTCTGGGTGACCGGTGGCCTGTCGGCCTTTCTTGACAATGCCCCGACCTACCTGACCTTTTTCAACAGCGCCCTGGGTGCATTTTATCCCGGGGCTACAGAGGCCCAGGCGGTGCCGCTGTTGATGACCGAAAATGCGATTTATCTGGCGGCCATTTCGGCCGGGGCGGTCTTTTTTGGTGCCTGCAGCTATATCGGCAATGCACCCAACTTTATGGTGCGCTCGATTTCCGAAGAGGCCGGAACGCCCATGCCGAGCTTTTTTGGCTATATTATTAAATATTCGCTGGTATTTTTGGTTCCAACTTTTGTGATCGTAACGCTGGTGTTCTTTTAACTGGACGAAATAAATTCTTTACCACGAAGCACACGAAGGACACGAAGTAAACAATAAAAGCCAAGATTTATCCTTTGTGATCTTCGTGCTCTTTGTGGTGTGAAAGTGAGCATCATAAACCTAAAGAGATGAATTTTTCTACCACGAAGTACGCGAAGGACACGAAGAAAATATAAATTTTAAAAAGCCTTCGTGTATCTTCGTGCTCTTCGTGGTGGTAGTAAGAGCTTGAAAATGTAGAGAGGTTACGTGATAGACAAACTGCTCAAATCCAATATCGCCATTGTGGGTGGCGGCAATTTTTGTAAAAAGCTGCTTCAACTGCTGTCCAGCGAGCCATTTGATAATAGCCGCCCGACCATTCTGGGCGTTGCTGACATCAATCAGCAGGCCAAAGGGTGGCGTTATGCCAAAGAAAAGGGGATTTATTCGACAACTGATTACCGTGAGCTTTATGCGCTAAAGGATTTGCAGCTCCTGTTAGAGCTGACCGCAGATACGGAGCTGCCAGGCATTATCAAAAAGGAAAAACCCGCCGGTGTTGAGCTCATTGATCACGTTACGGCGCGCAACGTCTGGAGCGCGCTGCAGGTGGAAGCCGAAAAGCGAACCGCGCTAAAAGAGCTGCGTCATAACAACTTTGATGCTGCGGATATCGACCGGTTGTTCGAACAATTTGCCGACCGCCTGGCAAGCGTAATCCGAGAGCGCGGCGAGCGCTACGTTGAGATTGAAAAAGGATTTATCAAAAGTGAAAGAGCCCTGTCTCAAATCATCGAAGGCAGTACCATCCCCACCTTTGTGCTCAATAAGGATCATGTCGTTACCCACTGGAACAAAGCCTTAGAAAATCTGACGGGTGTGCAAGCGGCCACAATGGTAGGGACCACCCGGCCGTCAACCCCTTTCTGGGGCGAAGAACGGCCGACCATGGCCGATGTTATTTTAGACCAAATCGGCGAAGATGAAATCAAAAAACTCTACGGCGAACAATGGCGCAAATCCGCATTGATTGAAGAGGCCTATGAAGCTGAAGTATTTTTTCCCCGCCTGGGGGAAAGCGGCAAGTGGTGCTGGTTTACGGCAGCCCCTATTAAAGGGCCGGATGGAACCATCGTCGGCGCCATTGAAACCCTCTGGGACAAGACCGAAGATAAGAAGGCCGAAGAAGAGCGTGAACAGCACACCCGGGAGTTGACGACGCTGTGCTCGATTTATACGGTGTTAAATGCCCCCGCGGATCTGGATCAAAGAATCAACCAGTCCGTTCAGGAAGTCATGGATTTTTTGGCCGCTGACGGCCTTTGCATTTATTTAATGGAAGATGACGGTAAATTTCATCTGCGATACTGCGAGGGGTTGTCCGAACAGGTATACCAGAAAATACAGGCAGCCGATGAGAACAGCGTCATTCAACGGGTAGCCGATACCAATGAATTTATGATTTACGAGGATCTGCCCGATGACTGCCCGGATGAGATCTGTCTTTTAGAAGAAGAAAAGCTGGTGTCGCTGGCTTATATTCCCGTCAGCAGCAAGGAGCGGGGCGCTTTTGGCGTTATTCGTATCGGCAGCAAAGAGCCCGGTCACTTTACCCGTGACCTTAAAAATGTGTTGGAGTTGATCGGTAATCGCATTGGGGCTGCTATTGAAAACGCGACCTTGCAGGATCAATACATCAAATCCGAGGAAAAGTATCGCACGCTGTTCAACAGCGATCCGCATCCGATTTTTATTCTCAGCCGCAACACTTTTAAAATCCTGGATATGAATCAACGCGCCCAGGACAGTTACGGTTATTCGCCGGACGAATTATTGAGAACTCCCTTTCTGCAGCTGGGGGACGAAAACGATGAAGAGCTGGCTGAGGGCCTGAATAAGCTTACGGAAAACGAATCCTTGTTGTTCACCAAAAAGCGGCATTATCGCAAAGACGGCAAACCGTTTTTCGTCAATATCAATATCAGCTATGCCAAATACGGCAGGGCGGATGTGATTTTGGCCGCCACAACCGATATCACCGAAGTGGTCGAGAAAGAAACCCAGTTGATTCAGGCCGGTAAAATGACCACCCTGGGTGTGATGGCCGCCGGTATGGCCCATGAAATCAACCAGCCCCTGAATGTGATCCAGGTGTGTGCCGATTTTTTTCTTAAGATGCTCAATCGCGGTCAAAAAATTGAAGATGACGATATGCGCTCAATGGCCAATGATATTGTGGCCAATGTTGAGCGCGCCAGCGGAGTGATCAAACACGTGCGGGATTTTGCGCGCCAATCCGAGCCTGTTCGCACCCGGGTGAACATCAACGATCCGATTAACGATGTATTTAAAGTCCTGGGGCATCAATTGAAAGTTCACGATGTTGACGTCACGCTGGATCTGGATGTCGATATTCCGAATATTCTGGCCGAGCACAACCGCCTGGAGCAGGTGTTTATCAACCTGGTATCAAACGCCATTGATGCCATGGACGAAAAAGACGATCGGCCGGATATCAGCGATAAAGCAAAACATCTGACCATTAAATCCTTTGCTGAAAACGGCCGGGTGTGCGTTAAGGTAACCGATACCGGCATCGGGATGAGTGAAGAGGTAAAAAATAAAATTTTTGAACCTTTTTATACCACCAAAAAAGTCGGCAAAGGCACTGGCTTGGGCGTCAGCATCAGTTACGGGATCATCCAGGATTACAAAGGGTCCATTGATATCGAAAGTGAGGTTGGTAAGGGCACGACGTTTACCCTAAAATTTCCACAAGCATCTGAACGATAAATGTGCAATGGATAAATTATTGCTCATCGACGATGAACCCGACATTCTGCGGGTTCTGTCCATGTCCCTGAAAGCCGATGGCTATGCTGTGGTCACCGCTGCCAATGGCACCGAAGGTGTCGCCGCCTTTGAAGAAGAAAAACCGGATATTGTCATCACCGATATTAAAATGCCCGGTATGGACGGTATTGAAGTTTTAAAAAAAGTAAAAGAACGTAATCCCGATGCCGAGGTGATTATCATTACCGGCCACGGCGACATCGAAAATGCCATCGAGGCCCTCAAGCATGGTGCATCTGACTTTATCAACAAACCGGTCAGAGACGAGGCCCTGGCGATTGCGCTGATACGCGCGCGCGAAAAATTTGACCTCAAACAGCAGCTCAAAGAATACACCACCGATCTTGAAAGAAAGGTGGATGAGGCCACCCGGGAGGTGCGTCGGCGCTCCAATTTCCAGATTAATCTGATTCGCAGCTCAAACGATGGTATTGTCGCCACCGACAGGGATTTGAATATCGTGATTTACAATCCCACTGCCAGGGAGATCTTCGGTTATAGCCCTTCTGAAACCAT
Above is a genomic segment from Desulfobacterales bacterium containing:
- a CDS encoding exodeoxyribonuclease III; translated protein: MAKKKKRIKLISWNVNGLRAVIKKDFFALFQQIDADIFAIQETKIQGNQLTDEMINIAGYESCWSHATVKKGYSGVGTYSRIQPKRVNTELGIAEFDQEGRIVELDVGDFIFFNVYFPNGQMSDERLQYKLDFYEKFFEYTNSYKKQGRSLIITGDYNTAHNEIDLKNPKSNEKTSGFLRIERDWLDRIVQNGYVDTFRHLYPDTVKYSWWTYRFKARDRNIGWRIDYFFVTDDIIKKGWIKEAFIDNEIFGSDHCPIGLILEI
- a CDS encoding phosphatidylglycerol lysyltransferase domain-containing protein — translated: MNLNFESITLDHQEDYLILLAQCPQIASDYSFLNIWGWAEEYELRWAWDEELVWIRQSQPEEYLWAPVGSWDAVDWQSRLNTNPPLNSALTRVPEMLVNLWREQLSQEIQVAEERGNWDYVYRVADLIELKGKRYHKKKNLVNQFNRKYDFTYLPFGAEMVEQAMAMQTDWCTWRDCESSDILSSENRAIFKILKEWKQLAGLFGGALMVEDSMVAYTVAEPLTQDMLLIHFEKGDTQYKGIYQAINQLFLANSAAQYTLVNREQDLNDEGLRKAKLSYHPEDYIRKYRVTMNGTFA
- a CDS encoding sodium:proton antiporter, producing the protein MKMLRDKTAVLRLLFLFSIVFFFTIGAASASQPKHSEPASAGSSEHANSSSAPQGSHSTSASHEQADAHHGHENIGKYLPLWSCIPFACILLSIALFPLILPDFWHHHFGKISGFWAATLAVPFLIIFKGAALYEILHIILADYVPFIILLWSLYTVSGGILLRGTLRGTPLVNVTILIIGTLLASWMGTTGAAMLLIRPFLRANNYRKNRTFMVVFFIFLVANVGGSLTPLGDPPLFLGFLHGVSFFWTFKILPHMVLVVIILLVIYFILDTYYYRKEAVCPPEGEDVDEPLKLEGIRNFIFLAGIVGAVLMSGIVDWGEVNTLGIHRAVQDWVRDGLLILMGVLSLVTTPMQIRDDNDFTWFPIIEVAYLFIGIFITMIPCLLILKSGSEGALAFLVNGVTEPVHYFWVTGGLSAFLDNAPTYLTFFNSALGAFYPGATEAQAVPLLMTENAIYLAAISAGAVFFGACSYIGNAPNFMVRSISEEAGTPMPSFFGYIIKYSLVFLVPTFVIVTLVFF
- a CDS encoding flavodoxin family protein, yielding MEKPKIVALYGSPRRKGNTAALLKKAVAGARDAGADVEEIVLRDLKLSPCVEIYGCLQAGECAIKDDFQTVRDKILESQGLMLASPVFFYTVSSHTKILMDRFQSLWVKKYWVDKKPADQLVNTRKGLFISVGATKGKKLFDGMLLTIRYFFDVLDMELWKSLLYRQLDFQDDVLKHPEYLEEAYEAGKQFTSAIENEFDG
- a CDS encoding PAS domain S-box protein, with the translated sequence MIDKLLKSNIAIVGGGNFCKKLLQLLSSEPFDNSRPTILGVADINQQAKGWRYAKEKGIYSTTDYRELYALKDLQLLLELTADTELPGIIKKEKPAGVELIDHVTARNVWSALQVEAEKRTALKELRHNNFDAADIDRLFEQFADRLASVIRERGERYVEIEKGFIKSERALSQIIEGSTIPTFVLNKDHVVTHWNKALENLTGVQAATMVGTTRPSTPFWGEERPTMADVILDQIGEDEIKKLYGEQWRKSALIEEAYEAEVFFPRLGESGKWCWFTAAPIKGPDGTIVGAIETLWDKTEDKKAEEEREQHTRELTTLCSIYTVLNAPADLDQRINQSVQEVMDFLAADGLCIYLMEDDGKFHLRYCEGLSEQVYQKIQAADENSVIQRVADTNEFMIYEDLPDDCPDEICLLEEEKLVSLAYIPVSSKERGAFGVIRIGSKEPGHFTRDLKNVLELIGNRIGAAIENATLQDQYIKSEEKYRTLFNSDPHPIFILSRNTFKILDMNQRAQDSYGYSPDELLRTPFLQLGDENDEELAEGLNKLTENESLLFTKKRHYRKDGKPFFVNINISYAKYGRADVILAATTDITEVVEKETQLIQAGKMTTLGVMAAGMAHEINQPLNVIQVCADFFLKMLNRGQKIEDDDMRSMANDIVANVERASGVIKHVRDFARQSEPVRTRVNINDPINDVFKVLGHQLKVHDVDVTLDLDVDIPNILAEHNRLEQVFINLVSNAIDAMDEKDDRPDISDKAKHLTIKSFAENGRVCVKVTDTGIGMSEEVKNKIFEPFYTTKKVGKGTGLGVSISYGIIQDYKGSIDIESEVGKGTTFTLKFPQASER